One stretch of Paenibacillus sp. FSL R5-0341 DNA includes these proteins:
- the ppaX gene encoding pyrophosphatase PpaX, with protein sequence MIDTVLFDLDGTIIDTNELIISSFQHVMGGWEHSAPWTREQIIPHMGGTLEQQMRTFSGQEEVSEYVKGYRAYNDIHHEAMVRPFPHVIEVVEALHQAGIVMGVVTTKIRPSTLKVLERFDLLKYMKTIVTVTDVTNPKPHAEPVLKAMTELGADPAKTLMVGDSPVDIQSAQNAGALSAGVAWSLKGETILNGYGPDHMLHDMRDLLKLIRIETGRS encoded by the coding sequence ATGATTGACACGGTATTGTTTGATCTGGATGGAACGATTATTGATACCAATGAGCTGATTATCAGCTCATTCCAGCACGTCATGGGGGGATGGGAACATTCAGCTCCATGGACACGGGAACAGATTATTCCGCATATGGGTGGCACACTAGAGCAGCAAATGCGGACTTTCTCTGGCCAGGAGGAAGTCTCCGAGTACGTGAAGGGTTACCGTGCCTATAATGATATCCATCATGAAGCGATGGTTAGACCTTTTCCACATGTTATTGAGGTAGTAGAGGCGTTGCATCAGGCCGGCATCGTAATGGGTGTAGTCACGACCAAAATTCGTCCATCTACATTAAAGGTGTTGGAGCGTTTTGACCTATTGAAGTATATGAAGACGATTGTAACAGTGACCGACGTAACGAATCCGAAGCCGCACGCTGAACCTGTTCTCAAAGCCATGACGGAACTAGGGGCAGATCCTGCTAAAACCTTAATGGTGGGTGACAGTCCGGTGGATATCCAATCGGCACAAAATGCTGGTGCTCTCTCGGCGGGGGTTGCATGGTCTCTTAAAGGAGAAACGATCCTGAACGGATATGGCCCGGATCACATGTTGCACGACATGAGAGACTTGTTGAAACTCATCCGCATTGAAACGGGACGTTCATGA
- a CDS encoding DapH/DapD/GlmU-related protein, with protein MRKVTRYPVEDQNALWHIYKTVSPWKGVRNFIWIQLSRYCPILSVKNWIYRRMLGMKVGKHTAFGLMVMVDVFFPEKITVGENSVIGYNTTILAHEYLIKEYRLGEVIIGENVLIGANTTILPGVTIGDGAVVAAGAVVHKDVAPGAFVGGNPLRDLSRSAASTEETVFNTDNSSQGSLH; from the coding sequence ATGAGAAAAGTAACCCGCTATCCGGTAGAGGACCAGAATGCACTTTGGCATATCTACAAGACAGTGAGTCCGTGGAAGGGCGTTCGTAATTTTATCTGGATCCAATTGTCACGCTACTGTCCGATTCTATCGGTGAAGAACTGGATTTACCGCCGGATGCTCGGTATGAAGGTGGGAAAACATACAGCCTTTGGCCTGATGGTGATGGTGGATGTATTCTTTCCGGAAAAAATAACGGTCGGTGAAAACTCGGTCATCGGTTACAACACAACGATTCTCGCTCATGAGTATCTCATTAAGGAGTACAGGCTCGGTGAGGTGATTATCGGGGAAAATGTACTGATTGGTGCCAACACAACGATTCTGCCCGGAGTAACTATAGGGGATGGAGCCGTTGTGGCAGCGGGAGCAGTCGTACATAAGGATGTTGCACCAGGAGCTTTTGTTGGAGGCAATCCACTACGTGATTTATCCCGTTCAGCAGCTTCTACGGAAGAGACGGTCTTTAACACGGATAATTCTTCTCAGGGTAGTTTGCATTAA
- a CDS encoding ATP phosphoribosyltransferase regulatory subunit: MSKPKGFEKPTGFRDYTPHVVSKLRTIERNVLECMERWGYRQIITPTIEYYDTVGVASSTSDRKLFKLLNSRGTTLVLRSDLTAPIARVVSSMLKDEQLPLRLSYHANVFRSIEEEAGREAEFFQTGVELVGDDSPEADAEVVALAIASLQAAGVSSFKIAMGHMGFLNGLLEEVIPGQTAEQEQLKEGLLGRDYVGYRQSIEALNLEPKLKEQLEAILRLRGGKEVCTHAVELSSSAEAAQSIAHLCAVFEVLEAYGVSEHVLIDLTMIGDFSYYTGMTFEGYAAELGSPVCSGGRYDNLLQQFGRSLPATGFALKTNRIIDGVHGITIEEKKPVLIQYSPKRRAEALTEAARLRSLGQNVVTLLLPEDGAGASAISAGATTVQAEQVITYGSEEGGR, from the coding sequence ATGTCCAAACCAAAAGGCTTTGAAAAACCGACCGGATTTCGCGACTATACGCCACATGTAGTATCCAAGCTGCGGACGATTGAGCGGAATGTACTGGAATGTATGGAACGCTGGGGTTACCGTCAGATCATCACACCAACGATCGAATACTACGACACGGTAGGTGTAGCGAGCTCCACATCAGATCGCAAATTGTTTAAATTATTGAACAGCCGTGGAACCACGCTGGTACTGAGATCGGATCTAACAGCTCCAATTGCACGTGTCGTTTCATCCATGCTCAAAGATGAGCAGTTACCGCTGCGTCTGTCCTATCATGCGAACGTATTTCGTTCCATTGAAGAGGAAGCTGGACGTGAGGCTGAATTCTTCCAGACGGGCGTGGAGCTGGTTGGAGACGATTCACCTGAAGCGGATGCAGAAGTTGTTGCGCTTGCGATTGCCTCTTTGCAGGCAGCGGGCGTGTCTTCTTTTAAAATAGCCATGGGCCACATGGGATTCCTGAACGGGTTACTGGAGGAAGTGATTCCAGGCCAGACCGCTGAGCAAGAGCAATTGAAGGAAGGGTTACTCGGACGTGATTATGTCGGCTATCGCCAGTCGATTGAAGCATTGAATCTGGAGCCAAAGCTGAAAGAACAGCTTGAAGCGATCCTTCGTCTGCGCGGTGGTAAGGAAGTATGCACACATGCGGTAGAGCTAAGTTCAAGTGCTGAAGCAGCCCAGTCGATTGCACATCTGTGCGCAGTATTCGAAGTGCTGGAAGCATACGGTGTATCCGAGCATGTGCTGATTGATCTAACGATGATCGGTGATTTCTCCTATTATACGGGTATGACGTTTGAAGGGTATGCAGCAGAACTGGGCTCCCCGGTATGTAGCGGCGGACGGTATGATAATCTCTTACAACAGTTTGGGCGCTCGTTGCCAGCTACAGGATTTGCACTGAAAACCAACCGGATTATTGATGGCGTTCACGGCATTACCATTGAAGAGAAAAAACCGGTGCTTATCCAATATAGCCCGAAACGTCGGGCGGAGGCATTAACTGAAGCGGCAAGATTACGCAGTCTGGGACAAAATGTAGTGACACTCCTTCTTCCTGAAGACGGGGCTGGGGCAAGTGCTATATCTGCTGGAGCAACAACCGTCCAGGCTGAGCAGGTTATTACTTACGGATCTGAAGAAGGAGGACGCTGA
- the hisG gene encoding ATP phosphoribosyltransferase: MSDILKVAMPKGRIYKKASKLFREAGLDIPEDVDDTRRLVIEVPEAGMEFIMAKPVDVPTYVEYGVADIGIVGKDVLLEENRDVYELLNLGIAQCRMSVIGLPDWKPGIQQRVATKYPRIASQYFREQGQQVEVIKLNGSIELAPLIGLADRIVDLVETGQTLRENGLVEMTGILDITSRLIANRVSYRMKNARIQALCDALQQVIPASNEISAGSFRG; this comes from the coding sequence ATGTCGGATATTCTGAAGGTGGCCATGCCGAAGGGCCGAATCTATAAAAAAGCCTCCAAATTGTTCCGTGAAGCGGGGCTGGATATTCCAGAAGACGTGGACGATACACGTAGACTGGTCATCGAAGTACCGGAAGCCGGAATGGAATTCATTATGGCGAAACCCGTGGATGTTCCAACGTATGTGGAGTACGGTGTTGCCGACATCGGAATTGTCGGTAAAGACGTGCTGCTGGAGGAAAATCGGGACGTGTATGAACTGTTGAATCTGGGAATCGCCCAGTGCCGTATGTCTGTCATTGGACTTCCGGACTGGAAGCCCGGCATCCAGCAACGTGTCGCAACGAAGTATCCTAGGATTGCTTCGCAGTATTTCCGGGAGCAGGGACAGCAGGTCGAGGTGATCAAGCTGAATGGTTCTATTGAGCTCGCACCCCTGATTGGTCTGGCAGATCGAATCGTCGATCTGGTGGAGACAGGTCAGACGCTGCGCGAGAACGGACTCGTGGAGATGACAGGCATTCTGGATATCACGAGCCGACTTATCGCGAATCGGGTAAGTTATCGGATGAAAAATGCACGAATCCAGGCTTTGTGTGATGCACTTCAGCAGGTCATTCCGGCATCGAATGAGATTTCGGCGGGAAGCTTTCGGGGATAA
- the hisD gene encoding histidinol dehydrogenase, translating into MKIVPARDFDLKREVEYGTPEQNETVRRIVSDIRREGDAALLRYTEQLDRTKLTAAELRVPQEELQAAYAAVEPSFVTAIRQAAANIRAFHEKQKRNSWMDWQPDGSLLGQVIRPLKRVGVYVPGGKAAYPSSVLMNVIPAQVAGVPEIVLVTPPSTNGGEGINPYILVAAAEAGVSEMYRVGGAQAIAALAYGTESIAPVDKICGPGNIYVALAKREVYGAVDIDSIAGPSEIVVLADDTANPVYVAADLLSQAEHDEMASAILVTNSATLAEAVQGEVQRQLEVLPRRDIAAASVEQYGAIIVVDSIDEGIDVVNRLAPEHLEIMVQEPMAYAGRIENAGAIFLGPYSSEPVGDYFAGPNHIIPTNGTARFSSPVDVDDFIKKSSLIYYSKEALLQNGAAIIELARHEGLEGHARAIAVRLEQEGKAESDNG; encoded by the coding sequence ATGAAAATTGTACCTGCACGGGATTTTGATCTGAAGCGGGAAGTGGAGTATGGCACGCCAGAGCAAAATGAAACGGTACGGCGTATTGTCAGCGACATTCGCCGTGAGGGTGATGCGGCACTGCTGCGTTACACGGAGCAGCTGGACCGTACGAAGCTGACGGCCGCGGAATTACGCGTGCCGCAGGAAGAGCTGCAGGCGGCTTATGCAGCCGTGGAGCCATCCTTTGTGACGGCGATTCGACAAGCCGCCGCCAACATTCGTGCGTTTCACGAGAAGCAGAAACGCAACTCGTGGATGGATTGGCAGCCGGACGGCAGCCTGCTAGGCCAGGTCATCCGACCGCTGAAGCGGGTCGGGGTCTATGTCCCTGGCGGCAAAGCAGCGTATCCATCGTCTGTGCTGATGAATGTAATTCCGGCACAGGTGGCAGGCGTGCCGGAGATTGTTCTGGTGACGCCGCCGTCTACGAACGGTGGCGAAGGTATTAACCCGTACATTCTCGTGGCTGCTGCGGAAGCAGGCGTGAGCGAGATGTACCGGGTTGGCGGCGCTCAAGCCATCGCCGCCCTCGCTTACGGCACGGAGAGTATTGCCCCGGTCGATAAGATCTGTGGACCGGGCAATATTTACGTGGCGCTCGCGAAGCGCGAGGTGTACGGTGCGGTCGATATCGATAGTATCGCCGGGCCGAGTGAGATTGTGGTGCTCGCCGATGATACGGCGAATCCAGTGTATGTCGCCGCCGACCTTTTGTCGCAGGCGGAACATGACGAGATGGCATCGGCCATTCTCGTCACGAATTCGGCCACGCTGGCGGAAGCCGTGCAGGGCGAAGTGCAGCGCCAGCTTGAAGTGCTGCCGCGGCGCGATATCGCTGCTGCTTCGGTAGAGCAGTATGGCGCGATTATTGTGGTCGATTCCATCGATGAGGGAATCGATGTGGTGAACCGGCTTGCACCGGAGCATCTGGAGATCATGGTGCAGGAGCCGATGGCTTACGCTGGCCGGATCGAGAATGCCGGTGCGATCTTCCTCGGCCCGTACAGTTCGGAGCCGGTAGGAGACTATTTTGCCGGACCCAATCACATTATTCCGACCAATGGAACTGCACGGTTCAGTTCACCAGTGGATGTGGATGATTTTATCAAAAAATCGAGTCTGATCTATTATAGTAAAGAAGCGCTGCTGCAGAACGGAGCGGCTATTATAGAGTTGGCCCGTCATGAGGGTCTTGAAGGGCATGCCCGTGCAATCGCTGTACGGTTAGAACAGGAAGGAAAGGCGGAATCAGACAATGGATAA
- the hisB gene encoding imidazoleglycerol-phosphate dehydratase HisB, producing MDKQNNGVELENKGAVRQAEVDRKTNETNIQLAFAVDGTGQSTIETDVPFLNHMLDLFTKHGQFDLNVQARGDIDIDDHHTVEDIGICLGQTLREALGDKRGIKRYASVFVPMDEALAQVIIDVSNRPHFEYRAEYPSQQVGSFSTELVHEFLWKLALEARITLHVIVHYGQNTHHMIEAIFKALGRALDEATMIDPRVTGVPSTKGVL from the coding sequence ATGGATAAGCAAAATAATGGTGTGGAACTTGAAAACAAAGGCGCAGTGCGCCAAGCAGAGGTTGATCGTAAAACAAACGAGACCAATATCCAATTGGCTTTTGCCGTAGATGGAACAGGACAATCCACGATTGAAACGGATGTACCGTTCCTGAACCATATGCTGGATCTGTTCACGAAGCACGGACAATTCGACCTGAACGTTCAGGCTCGCGGAGATATTGACATCGACGATCATCACACGGTTGAAGACATTGGAATCTGTCTCGGACAGACGTTGCGAGAAGCATTGGGTGACAAACGTGGCATCAAGCGCTACGCCAGTGTGTTTGTACCGATGGACGAGGCGCTCGCCCAGGTTATTATCGATGTGAGTAACCGACCTCACTTTGAATATCGTGCAGAATACCCTTCCCAACAGGTAGGCAGTTTCTCCACGGAGCTGGTGCATGAATTCCTGTGGAAATTGGCATTGGAAGCTCGGATTACTCTACACGTCATTGTGCACTATGGACAGAACACGCACCACATGATTGAAGCGATCTTTAAAGCATTGGGACGTGCGCTGGATGAAGCAACGATGATTGATCCACGTGTAACGGGTGTGCCTTCCACGAAGGGAGTGCTGTAG
- the hisH gene encoding imidazole glycerol phosphate synthase subunit HisH: protein MAIAIVDYGMGNLHSVGKAVERLGYEALVTGEREEILGADGVILPGVGAFGDAMVHLRESGLDTVVKEAAAGSKPLLGICLGMQLLFSSSEEHGEHEGLDILPGKVVRFAPGELKVPHMGWNRLEFLHAENPLFTGLEAGHVYFVHSYHALTENRDDLLAVTDYGHPVTAIVGKGSNFGMQFHPEKSGELGMKLLGNFLALTGAPVQR from the coding sequence ATGGCGATTGCAATTGTCGATTACGGTATGGGGAACCTGCACAGCGTCGGCAAAGCGGTCGAACGTCTTGGCTACGAAGCGCTGGTCACGGGTGAACGCGAAGAGATTCTTGGCGCAGATGGTGTCATTTTGCCAGGCGTAGGTGCTTTTGGTGATGCGATGGTTCACCTGCGGGAGAGTGGACTGGATACGGTGGTGAAAGAAGCCGCTGCAGGCTCCAAGCCACTGCTTGGTATCTGTCTGGGCATGCAGTTGTTATTCAGCTCAAGTGAAGAGCATGGCGAGCATGAGGGACTGGATATTTTACCAGGTAAAGTGGTACGATTCGCACCAGGAGAGCTGAAGGTTCCTCATATGGGATGGAACCGTTTGGAATTCCTGCACGCGGAAAACCCGCTATTTACTGGGCTTGAGGCAGGTCACGTCTACTTTGTCCATTCCTATCATGCACTTACCGAAAACAGAGACGATCTGCTGGCAGTGACGGATTACGGACATCCGGTTACAGCCATTGTAGGTAAAGGATCGAACTTCGGTATGCAGTTCCACCCGGAGAAAAGTGGCGAACTTGGGATGAAGCTGCTCGGCAACTTTCTAGCTCTGACAGGCGCGCCTGTCCAAAGGTAA
- the hisA gene encoding 1-(5-phosphoribosyl)-5-[(5-phosphoribosylamino)methylideneamino]imidazole-4-carboxamide isomerase, whose amino-acid sequence MSSFILYPAIDIRDGKCVRLVQGDYNQETVYNDDPVQVAISWEKQGGTYVHLVDLDGAKAGRPVNDELIGRIASAVNVPVQVGGGLRTVADVERLLGLGVSRLIIGTAAIEDRAFTEEVLGRYGDKVAIGIDARNGYVATRGWLETSEVQAEVLAKELAAYGAETFIFTDISRDGMMQGPNVEAIVSLAKTSGRTVIASGGVSVMDDLLRLSRHADDGVGGAIVGKALYTGSIDLSEAVRVVNK is encoded by the coding sequence ATGTCATCTTTTATCCTATATCCGGCGATTGATATCCGGGACGGCAAATGTGTAAGACTGGTGCAGGGAGATTATAATCAGGAGACCGTTTATAACGATGACCCGGTTCAAGTGGCTATTTCCTGGGAGAAGCAAGGCGGTACATACGTCCATCTGGTGGATCTGGATGGGGCCAAAGCAGGACGTCCCGTTAACGATGAGCTGATTGGACGGATTGCCTCGGCGGTGAACGTACCCGTTCAGGTTGGTGGCGGACTTCGTACGGTAGCGGATGTAGAGCGTTTGCTGGGTCTGGGTGTTAGCCGGCTGATCATCGGGACAGCAGCGATTGAGGATCGTGCTTTTACAGAGGAAGTATTGGGACGTTACGGGGATAAGGTTGCAATTGGTATCGATGCACGTAACGGTTACGTGGCAACTCGCGGTTGGCTTGAAACATCGGAAGTACAGGCAGAGGTGCTTGCTAAGGAACTGGCGGCATATGGAGCAGAAACGTTTATCTTTACGGATATATCCCGTGATGGCATGATGCAAGGTCCTAATGTGGAAGCGATTGTGTCTCTTGCCAAGACGAGCGGACGGACGGTTATTGCTTCCGGTGGTGTGAGTGTGATGGATGATCTGCTTCGTCTGAGTCGTCATGCGGATGATGGTGTTGGTGGAGCGATCGTGGGCAAAGCGCTGTATACTGGTAGTATCGATCTGTCTGAAGCAGTACGTGTGGTAAATAAGTAA
- the hisF gene encoding imidazole glycerol phosphate synthase subunit HisF, translated as MLAKRIIPCLDVKDGRVVKGVNFVNLRDAGDPVELAALYDREGADELVFLDISASVEGRETMEEVVRQTAGEIAIPFTVGGGISKVEDMKRILRAGADKIAVNTAAVLNPQLIADGARRFGSQCIVVAIDAKYNEAWGEWEVYTHGGRKPSGIKALEWVKQAESLGAGEILLTSMDADGTKDGFDLKLTAAVSESVRIPVIASGGAGKESHFYDVFTTGKADAGLAATIFHYKEIAVPALKQHLREQGVEIRD; from the coding sequence ATGCTGGCAAAAAGAATCATTCCCTGTCTGGACGTGAAGGACGGCCGGGTCGTCAAAGGCGTCAACTTCGTTAATCTCCGCGATGCGGGTGATCCGGTAGAGCTGGCGGCGCTATATGACCGCGAGGGCGCGGACGAATTGGTATTTCTCGATATCTCCGCTTCGGTAGAAGGCCGCGAAACGATGGAAGAAGTGGTACGGCAGACAGCCGGCGAGATTGCGATTCCATTTACGGTAGGCGGTGGCATCTCCAAAGTGGAGGACATGAAGCGGATTCTCCGTGCAGGTGCAGACAAAATTGCAGTGAATACAGCTGCTGTACTTAATCCGCAGTTGATTGCAGATGGTGCACGTCGCTTTGGCTCCCAATGTATCGTCGTAGCGATCGACGCCAAATATAATGAAGCTTGGGGCGAGTGGGAGGTCTACACGCATGGTGGACGGAAACCCTCTGGGATCAAGGCGCTTGAATGGGTTAAACAGGCAGAAAGCTTGGGCGCGGGAGAAATTCTGCTGACAAGTATGGACGCGGACGGAACGAAAGACGGTTTCGATCTGAAGCTGACGGCAGCCGTATCCGAATCTGTGCGTATTCCAGTCATCGCATCGGGCGGTGCGGGCAAGGAATCTCATTTTTATGATGTATTTACCACAGGCAAAGCGGACGCAGGTCTGGCCGCAACGATTTTCCATTACAAAGAAATCGCCGTACCGGCGCTTAAACAACATTTGAGAGAACAAGGGGTGGAGATCCGTGACTAA
- the hisIE gene encoding bifunctional phosphoribosyl-AMP cyclohydrolase/phosphoribosyl-ATP diphosphatase HisIE, whose translation MSDEIKEQLSLEQVVEHIRWSDDLVPAIVQDVDTREVLMMAYMNRESLKLSLESGETWFWSRSRQELWHKGATSGNVQTITSLKYDCDGDTLLVEVKPNGPACHTGAVTCFHNEIIGLPENLADKVSDETGAASASASSSSESRFEVLAELESVIAERERERPEGAYTTYLFDKGVDKILKKIGEEASETIIAAKNKDNDELRLEVSDLMYHLLVLLQERKLPLDDIMSELSRRHERPRRD comes from the coding sequence GTGAGTGATGAAATCAAGGAACAGTTATCCTTGGAACAGGTTGTGGAACACATTCGTTGGAGTGATGATTTGGTTCCTGCCATTGTGCAGGATGTGGATACTCGTGAAGTTTTAATGATGGCTTATATGAATCGTGAATCCCTGAAGTTGTCGCTGGAATCCGGTGAGACCTGGTTCTGGTCGCGCTCTCGTCAGGAGTTGTGGCATAAAGGTGCAACCTCTGGTAACGTGCAGACGATTACTTCCCTGAAATATGATTGTGACGGCGATACCTTGTTGGTTGAGGTCAAACCCAATGGTCCTGCTTGCCATACAGGTGCGGTGACTTGTTTCCATAATGAAATCATTGGTTTGCCAGAGAATTTGGCAGACAAGGTTTCGGATGAAACGGGTGCGGCATCTGCTTCTGCAAGTTCCAGTTCCGAAAGTCGCTTCGAGGTATTGGCTGAACTGGAATCCGTTATTGCAGAACGTGAACGTGAGCGCCCTGAGGGTGCATATACAACGTATCTGTTTGATAAAGGTGTAGATAAAATACTGAAAAAAATCGGTGAAGAAGCGTCCGAGACGATTATCGCCGCCAAAAATAAAGATAATGACGAGCTTCGTCTGGAAGTCAGTGACCTGATGTATCACCTGCTCGTCCTGTTACAGGAGCGCAAGCTGCCGCTGGACGACATTATGTCAGAGCTGAGCCGCCGTCATGAACGGCCTCGCCGCGATTAG
- the hisJ gene encoding histidinol-phosphatase HisJ: MRIDYHTHHERCGHAVGKLEEYVQRGVEIGLSQIGLSDHMPLLHVDPAQYYPEMAMPMDELPRYIEECFSLKERYRGQIDVRVGLEGDYIEGWETEIRAIIERYPWDYVIGSVHFLGEWDITDFRQTHHWEGKDVLEVYRQYYDAVGKAAATGMYDIMGHTDVIKRFGFVPSAEQTEERITLENAALQAIAKTGCAMELNASGLSKPCAEMFPSRRMLTEAIRLGIPLTMGSDAHDPMKLGDYLPEAEALLRELGCTEVAVFEGRHRSFIPLNV, from the coding sequence GTGCGTATAGACTATCACACACACCATGAGCGGTGTGGACATGCAGTCGGTAAACTGGAGGAATACGTGCAACGTGGTGTGGAGATCGGACTATCCCAGATTGGATTATCCGATCACATGCCATTGTTGCATGTCGATCCAGCTCAATATTATCCGGAAATGGCGATGCCTATGGATGAACTGCCGCGTTACATAGAGGAATGTTTCTCCCTGAAAGAACGTTACCGTGGACAGATTGACGTACGTGTTGGTCTGGAAGGTGACTATATTGAAGGCTGGGAAACAGAGATCCGTGCAATCATCGAGCGTTATCCATGGGACTATGTGATTGGCTCCGTTCATTTCCTTGGGGAATGGGACATTACGGACTTCCGCCAGACCCATCACTGGGAGGGCAAAGACGTCCTTGAAGTATATCGTCAGTATTATGATGCTGTAGGCAAGGCTGCTGCGACGGGCATGTACGATATTATGGGCCATACGGATGTCATTAAACGGTTTGGCTTTGTTCCTTCAGCGGAGCAGACAGAAGAACGTATCACATTGGAGAACGCAGCGCTGCAGGCTATAGCCAAAACCGGCTGCGCCATGGAGCTGAATGCTTCCGGATTATCGAAGCCTTGTGCCGAGATGTTCCCTAGTCGCAGAATGCTGACAGAAGCTATTCGCTTGGGTATTCCATTAACCATGGGCTCTGATGCACATGACCCAATGAAGCTGGGCGATTATTTGCCCGAAGCTGAAGCTCTTTTACGTGAGTTGGGCTGTACGGAGGTCGCTGTTTTTGAAGGCCGTCATCGTTCTTTCATTCCTTTAAATGTATAA
- a CDS encoding ribose-phosphate pyrophosphokinase, which produces MQHSLRIFSGSSNPKLAEQVCDKLGVQLGKIKLSRFKSGEIYVHYEETIRNCDVFLVQSLSHPINELFVELLVMIDAAKRASARTVNIIVPYYGYARQERKSAPREPISAKMVADVLTTAGANRVVTIDLHAAAIQGFFNIPVDHMTSLDLISDYLLSKGIENPVVVSPDAGRASMAEKLANRLDSPFAIMIKKRPSHNESVITHVIGDVEGRTPIIIEDLIDTGTTILNVVEGLKERGSKNVYVCATHGLFSDGAVSKLNHPSIEEVVVTDSIALPDDHPECFKVLPVAPMLARAVRIIVDGGSMATLFKDSGI; this is translated from the coding sequence ATGCAGCATTCGTTACGTATTTTTTCCGGTTCATCGAACCCTAAGCTGGCAGAACAGGTATGCGACAAGCTGGGAGTACAACTGGGCAAGATCAAGCTGTCCCGGTTCAAGAGCGGAGAAATTTACGTTCATTATGAAGAAACGATCCGTAATTGTGATGTGTTTCTGGTACAGTCGTTGTCTCATCCGATCAATGAGCTGTTTGTCGAGCTGCTTGTGATGATTGATGCCGCAAAGAGGGCTTCAGCGCGCACTGTGAACATCATTGTTCCGTATTACGGTTATGCTCGTCAAGAGCGTAAATCTGCTCCTCGGGAGCCGATCTCGGCCAAGATGGTAGCAGATGTATTAACGACAGCTGGCGCCAATCGGGTAGTAACGATCGATCTGCATGCAGCGGCCATACAGGGATTCTTTAACATTCCGGTTGACCATATGACATCGCTGGATCTGATTAGTGACTATTTGTTAAGCAAAGGAATCGAGAATCCTGTTGTGGTCTCTCCGGATGCGGGACGAGCATCGATGGCAGAGAAGCTGGCGAATCGTCTAGATTCCCCATTTGCCATTATGATCAAGAAACGTCCAAGCCATAATGAATCGGTGATCACCCATGTCATTGGTGATGTTGAAGGCCGAACACCCATTATTATTGAGGATCTGATCGACACCGGAACAACGATTCTGAATGTCGTGGAAGGGTTGAAGGAACGTGGGTCCAAAAATGTATATGTATGTGCAACACACGGATTGTTCTCGGATGGGGCAGTGAGTAAATTGAATCACCCGTCTATTGAAGAGGTGGTGGTTACAGACTCGATCGCCCTGCCAGATGATCACCCTGAATGCTTCAAAGTGTTACCTGTTGCACCCATGCTGGCCCGCGCCGTACGCATTATTGTGGATGGCGGCTCCATGGCCACATTGTTTAAGGATTCTGGAATTTAG